A DNA window from Leopardus geoffroyi isolate Oge1 chromosome A1, O.geoffroyi_Oge1_pat1.0, whole genome shotgun sequence contains the following coding sequences:
- the SCGB3A1 gene encoding secretoglobin family 3A member 1: MEPTATFLVLCVALFSHPAATFFMDTMVKPVASALTDLNPAVEAGAEALAGAEDITETAALAGAGAMANPLLKGFSPLKFILTILGIPLEHLIEGSRKCVAELGPEAVGAVKSLLGSLMYLG, encoded by the exons ATGGAGCCCACGGCCACCTTCCTGGTGCTCTGTGTGGCTCTGTTCAGTCATCCTG CTGCCACTTTCTTCATGGACACAATGGTCAAGCCTGTGGCCTCAGCTCTGACCGACCTCAACCCTGCTGtggaggctggggcagaggccCTGGCTGGGGCAGAAGACATAACTGAGACAGCAGctctggctggggcaggggccatGGCCAACCCCCTTCTCAAAGGCTTCAGCCCCCTGAAGTTCATCCTGACCATCCTGGGGATCCCATTGGAACATCTCATTGAGGGTTCCAGGAAGTGTGTGGCCGAGCTGGGCCCTGAGGCCGTGGGAGCTGTGAAGTCTCTGCTG GGGTCCCTGATGTACCTTGGCTGA